TTagggatttttttcaaaattgttatAATTCTTAAAGACATATGAACCCATATGCAACTATGTGCAGAAAAGGATTTTAGTAGTAGGAGCAAAAAAACTGTTGAGCTCCTAATTTTCAATGAATTTCTAAGACCCAgtcaaaaaaaaacaccttcatcttctcaaatgtaaaaatataacaGGATGAACTCTAATAATGCACTGTACACTCATATACCATGATGCTGGTGATAATTTATGATACTCTATGTGATTTCAGATGAATTAAAATTTTCCTGCATATTTGACCAGAAATGTGGCCTGGATATTTCTAAAGTATTTGAAACATATGGAAAATCAGAACATCACAGAATTTGTTCTCTTGGGACTTTTCGTGAATAAGGACCTCAAAGGGCTGtgttttataatctttttgaTCTGTTATTTAGCCATTTTCCTAGGAAACTTCATTATCTTCATCACCATCATATGTAGCCATCTGATTCAACAGCCAATGTACTATTTTCTGTGTCACTTGTCAATAATGGATCTGGCATATACAACCACCATAGTCCCTAGATTCATAAGGGACTTAATTGCTAAGGAAAAAACATTGTCATTCAATAGTTGTATGACTCAGCTCTTTACTGCTCACTTTTTGGCTGCTGTTGAGATGTTTATCTTGGTATCCATGGCATTTGATCGCTATATTGCTATTTGTAAACCCTTACACTACATGATCATAGTGAATCAACAGAAATGTAACGCAATGGTGTTGGTGGCTTGGATGGTGGCCTTTGGGCATTCTATTCATCTGACGCTCATGGTTGCTAGATTACCTTTCTGCGGTCCTAATCAAGTAGATCACTATATATGTGATGTGAAAGCCCTCTTAAAACTTGTCTGTAGTGACACGTACATCCCTAATATGTTGGTCATTGCAAATTCTGGGATGGTTGCCTTGGTCACCTTTCTTGCTCTGGTAGCAtcttatattgttatattatacAACCTTAGGAACCATTCATCCGATGCTAGACATAAAGCCCTCTCTACCTGTGCTTCCCACATCATGgttgttgttttgttctttgttcccTGTATTGCCACCTATATTTCACCTCCCAGTGCCAGCCAAAATGACAAGGAGTTCTCCATGTTTTACACAGTCATAGCACCCATGCTAAATCCTCTCATCTATACACTGAGAAATACAGAAAGGAAGAATGCCATGAGGAAGGTATGgttaacaaaaacatttttgatattcaaataaaacaattttattttgatttttcatttgactttctGAAGAAATGATGACATGCGACAATTTCATCTTTTTCACATatgatctttatttttctctttcttcatttgcaacagcattaaaattattttaatttcataatgCTTTTCCTTTATCTCACTATTCCTTTATCCTTTGCCAAGACAAAACCTTTTTCaattacaaatagaaaatgaagataaacaggttttgaaattatccatttttaaaaataaatcaataagaaaataatataatatgaagaaaaataaatacaaagctaTAAATCTTCATTGAGAAtatgttgattattttaaaagctaaaaatgacaatgatgaaatGCAAGAACCACAGTTTATATACCTTTATTACTGAATTGGTGACTAGTacaatatttttccacatttgtaaTTTATTAATATGCTgaaattttatgtaattgaaaggattaaaaaaacaataatttaatgttcttttgttatacaatttttaaaactgcttAAATATTTGACACTTTCAAAAATTGTAATAAACCTTAAGGAAACATTTAAAGGAGAGTCTCTAGAATAGCTGTAACGTTATGAATTTTATCTTACTTTTTCTAATTGCATTTCTTCTCTACTATTCTTAGCTTCaatattcttattctttatttccctccacacAGTATCCTGTCGACTTCTTTTTCCCCAATAATTTCTTACGTTAAGTCCATTTGCATTGCCCATCACCAGTGTCTGGactgtttcttttcccaatctcCACCTCTTTGCTTCCGTGTTTAGACTTCTTGTTTTCCATATTTCTGTATTCTGAAGAAAGTTAATTTCTATACTCTGGAGAAAGTCATTACTGGTCCCAATAAACTGAATTGGCACCTACTCATTACCTTTGACATGATATTGTAATAGTTTGCACATAATCTGTatctataataatttataatttatattcttagttGGAATATATGCTTCCTTGAGAGTTGGaggaatgttttgattttttatagTTCCTTTTTCTACTTGCTTCCTCCCAAGTACTTACTTATTGATAAACACTTTTTCAACACTTGAagagaggctgcattgaatgatGGGAAGTAGTTTTGATTTTGTCTGTCTCACTCTTCCATCTCAGTTGGAATTACTTTAACTTTTAGaaagtttgtttttccttctgacTACAAGTCACCATTTGCTTCTTTAACTCATTTACCTATTACTTTTCATTCTGCATTTATTTACTCTGCACATCATTATAAatctcttccatatcatttctcttcatataatttaaattatcatGCTTTCCTTGAGTCTTTTCATTCCCTTGACACTTAGGTCTTTTTACATTTTGTGATCCCTAGGTAATTTAGAATGAGGGCTATTAACGATAGTGTTTGTCATAATCTCACTATCCTTCAACTtatcaaaacctttttattttaaatcttggaactaagatttaaatatttaagataaGTTCTGATAATGAGAAAGtacaatataattaatatctTGCTGTTTGTAGCAGGTTTACCTCTGATGCAGCctaaaaattatagaaacttTAAGAATGGCATAGCAAAAATTATCCATGTTGAttctgtgagaaaaaaaaatccccagtcTATTCTATTAAAATATCTGAAGTCTGAAAATGCATCATTTGTTTTATAATTCTAAAATTGATTTTTGCAATTAAGTGCTAGAAtttccatttaacttttttgaattTCAACTTATTCATGTTTCCCAATATCCAAAACCAGTTGAAGcatgttaaaatataaatatataatatttaagaaaattatttaataatttcatgTAAAGCAAGAATCTATTTTTTGAGAGGTctattccccaccccacccaacATGGCCCTTGGGAATACCATGGTATGGTTAAAAGGCAAATGGAATATACTTTTGTTGCCTATTCTCCCCAGCACTTTTCTTCAGAAGAGCCTTTCattgttttcagaaaaacaaaaaatttaaatactgcAGTACCTCAGAAGTGAGGTATGTGCTGACACAAACATTTTAGACAATATTCATAAGAATATAAAACCTAAGGGGTATTTAAACTAAGGAGAATATAATCATATGCCAGTAGAGTAAACAAAatgaattattccttaaaaaataaagtgtcTCCGGTGGTATTGGTTTGATTGACTCagatatgaagaaaatgataaaggaatattctgtatttttttcttcaactgtCTTATCTTACAAATATGTTCATGTGATGATATGTTCTCAATGCTGTTCTAAAATTGTAAATAGGAATGTGACTTTGCAGTTCATAACTATGCATTCATGGGAGTAGAGAGGGCTGTACTGGACAGCAAAATATATCTGATAACTGGTGAATATAATTTACTGGACCcgcccccaaaaaaggaaaagttaaaatgaCTTCCCCTGCACCAAAGTTGATCACTGTACTACAAATCTACAATTTCATAGACTGCCTTGAGGTCCTTCTGGGAATCTATTCCCTGATCTCACacctttaaaaatcagaaaatgctAGAAAACAGATCCCAGAAGAGTCTTTCATTGACAATTTTCATATGTTGTCCAGAACTCTGGAAACCTGTTTGCTCTTCTCTAGACTCCTATCTTGGAAAATTTCCTGACCAGAAAGATGCCATTGACACAACTCAATCAATGAGCATTGTGCTTAAGAAGACCGATTACTCTTAGAATTGTTGGAAATACCTTGAAATAAAGTACATATATATCATACACCTCCTCTTATTGAAATTTATTAACAGGTTACTGTTAGGAAATATGGGAGAGACAGCAGAAGAGGCTTCATGTcacaaaatttgttttcctttttgttttatgaGAAGACATCATGAATCCACcttttcatctggaaaaataTGAGTTTGTTCAATTGTGTCATCTATGAAATAGACTCATGTGCTGATATGTTCTTGAAGCTGTTCTGAAATTCTAAATAGGAATATGACTTCGCAGTTCATAACTATGCCTTCATGGGATTAGAAAGGGTGGTACTTGACAGCAAAAATTATCTGATAACTGATAAATATAATCATCTACTGCATTCAGTATTGATTGGTGCACAATATATGAGGCTGCTTACTTcaggatatattttatattttttatatatttattaaaactttaatctatattttatatgtatatgtattgatgtatatgtatatatatatacatatatatgtatatatatatatatatatatatataggtgcaTCATGCAATTAGTTCAAGCAAATGATTAAAACATTCATGTAGACTTCACTATGTGGCTTCCATATTTTTCAGAGTTTTAGAAAGACTTCTTAATGGATGGTGCAATTGTAGttggaaggcaaacaaagatgcTTAACTAATTTTGGCTCAATCAAAATTGGATCATTGAACCATTTAAGATTAGAATGGAAGGAGGGAGTTTTTTCTAAAGTTATTATTTGTATTATCACATTCAGCATCCCAATACTCCGCTCTAATAAGCATTTCTTGCATCAATAATGTGccatataattattaaataaatgaattaaacaaAGTATTAAGAAGTGTATTTCAAACCATATTGAATCACGAAAAAAGACATTTGAATATAACCATTGACAGATACAGTCTAACTGACCCAACTTAAATCATTAAGAATATAGGAACCTTAGGCAActtgaaaatgataaattttagtGAGGAGATTCCCATCAGTTAGGCAATGGccaagcaaattgtggtatatgaatatgatgaagtgttattgttctgtaagaattcATGAAAGATGAGACTTGAGAATAGCCTGGAAAaactagcatgaactgatgccaagtgaggtgaggagaagcagaagaacattctaCATGCTTACAGCAATACTGGGTGATGATAAACTATGTTGCATCTgctcatttcagtagtacaataatcaaagacaattccaacaTTGTGATGGAAGATATGTGTAAAGAAGGAATTATGGAATTTATATTCAAATCAAGGTTtactattcttgatttttttaaaaaaatgatgttttACGTATGGTTTTATTCCtctaatgtttcattttctctttttgatatgattcttcttttacagcatgattaatatggatatatgcttAACATAGTTTTGCCTGTATTAGATTTTCTGTCTGGGGAAGGCGGTATGGAAGAGAGGGAGTGAGataaatgtgaaactcaaaagtcaAAATTCAAAAACTGAGTTTTCCACACtgtctttgcatatagttggaaaaaataaatgaacaaaaatgaaatagaatatattaaatttCAGAACAATTGCCAATCtgcttttcaaaataatttttctctactgaagttctttttttttttgtttttgtttttgtttttgtttttgcaaggcaaatgaggttaagtggcttgcccaaggccacacagctaggtaattattaagtgtctgggaccggatttaaacccaggtactcctgattccaaggccggtgctttattcactacgccacctagctctACTGAAGTTCTTTATACTAATTCACAGACAAAACAACAGCAAAGCACCAATGATAAAAAAGCATGTAAATCATTAGAATTTAGATAAATTAGCATTATATCAAATTTAcacatactttttattttatgatctATTCCtttgattctatttcttttaaaatctcttgGAATGGACAATCCCTAAGGATCATGATTTATTGATAAGGTTTCTTCTCATCCCCCAAAGCACATGATCATTAAATAACTAGATAGAGTGGGAATGCACTTAGATGTACTTTGGGTTGGGATATATCAATGCCTTTTGAAAAGGTAGAAGACAgatttttaattcagttcaaatatctttgccatgTGGCCTTTATCTGTAGTTCAATTTTAATCGACCTTATTTGaccttaaatttttctttttttttttaaagagaaaatgctttatttataTAAATCTCTCAGGTATTCTACcatacccagaaaaaaaaataagtttattaatTTAC
The Macrotis lagotis isolate mMagLag1 chromosome 3, bilby.v1.9.chrom.fasta, whole genome shotgun sequence genome window above contains:
- the LOC141516988 gene encoding olfactory receptor 4P4-like; this encodes MENQNITEFVLLGLFVNKDLKGLCFIIFLICYLAIFLGNFIIFITIICSHLIQQPMYYFLCHLSIMDLAYTTTIVPRFIRDLIAKEKTLSFNSCMTQLFTAHFLAAVEMFILVSMAFDRYIAICKPLHYMIIVNQQKCNAMVLVAWMVAFGHSIHLTLMVARLPFCGPNQVDHYICDVKALLKLVCSDTYIPNMLVIANSGMVALVTFLALVASYIVILYNLRNHSSDARHKALSTCASHIMVVVLFFVPCIATYISPPSASQNDKEFSMFYTVIAPMLNPLIYTLRNTERKNAMRKVWLTKTFLIFK